The following is a genomic window from Marinococcus sp. PL1-022.
AGCGACAGCGGCATCGGCTGCGTTTCCTCCATTATCAAGCACCTCCATGCCGGCTGCGACCGCATCCGGGTGCCCGGCGCTCACTCCGTAATCGGTCGCAGGTTCACTGGACGGCGCGGATTCTTGTTCCGATGCTTCCTCGTTTTCATTGGTCTCGGTTTCCTCCTCCGTGGTCACGCTTTCATTTTCACTTTCATCTTCTGACGAGCATCCGCCGATCAGTATTACGGACAGAACGGCTGCGGCCGGGACGAAGCGGCGGACGTGATCGAACGAGGGGGAGGGAGCTTTTTTCCGGACTGGTATCACCTTTTTGTTAGCCATGCTTCATTCTCCTTTCCCGGTTCTTACTTGCTTCTGCTTTGGTTCGGCAACCTCCTGCTGGGCAGGAACGAAATAAGTAAAAATAAACCTTGAGTCTGGACAATTGCTGTCGATGGTTATAAGGAGTGAAAGAGAGCAGGTTCAGAGGGGAGATGAAATATGTATATAGCCAGCCAAGGGTTAAAAATAGTTCTCCCCCTATAATAACATGCTTATTCTTCGAAAGTGCCTGCGTAAGAAGCTTGCGAATCCAGTTTAATGAAGCCTCACAGCATAACAATACTAGCGTTGGTTTAAGAAAAGTGGAAAGATTATTACTTAATGCTGTGATAAGATTCAGGAAAGTTTAAAAAGCATTGTAGAGTTTTGAATAAAAGATGAAGACCATTATTATATTAAGAATAAAGGGAGAGAATGAGATGCTGACAGAAATATTTCATGTCGCTGTGCCTACCGCTTTTCATGAAGATGAATCCTTAAATATTCAAGGCACAATAAACCACATAAAAGACTTACATGAACAAGGAGTGAAATCTGTTCTCGTCTCGGGGACTACTGGAGAGCAGCATAGTTTGAGCCTCCAGGAAAAATTTGAACTGGTCCATGCTTTAGCGCTGGAAGAAGAACTGATTAGAACTATGGAGATTATCTTCGGTGTGGCCTCGATCAGACAAAAAGAAGCAGAAATGCTGGCGGAGAAGATCAGTCATACAGAGTTATCAGGCATTATGCTTGGGTACCCGCCTTACGTTGTACCCACGCAGGAAGAAGCAATCATTTACACAAAAAGGATCGTCCATCTTAGTAATAAACCTGCGATCCTATATAATAATCCAAATAGAACGGGATTTGATTTATCAGAAAATAGTATTATTCAATTAAGTGAGATTGGTTTAATAGCAGGTATAAAGGAAGCCGGGAATAAAGAAAAGGTCGGGCGATTAAAAAAAGATATAAACCGAAAGGGTTTTTACTTTTATGCAGGAGGAGAAGTGGATTTAGAAGATAAATTGCTATTGGGATACGATCGTCTTTCTTCCATTGCCGGGAATGTCAGCCCTGTAGAAATTAAGCGATGGTTCGAAAAAATGCTTATAAAACAAACAGTAAGTAAACAAGAAAACGACTCAATAGAAAAAATCATGAACCAGGTTTATCAAGGCCATGCCGTAGTGAACCTGAAGAAGATCATAAACGACAAGGGCACTCCTGTGGGCATTTGTAGAAGTCCAATTGGAAATGTCTAAGCAAGAACAAAAGATGTGCATAAAATATAAGAGCATACATGCATTAAAGGGCATGCATTATTTATGAAAAAACAGAAGCTAGACGCTTAACCGCCTTGCGTATGTGATCATCCTCTAAGTTAGCGAATCCGATAATGATTTTTTTCTGGTTATTAAGAAGCAGTCCATCCTCCGAAAGGATAAAACGGCGAAGCGTATATAGTTCTATCTTTTTTTCTTTTGCCCGCTCCTCGATCTCCTGATAGGAGAGGCTGGTCTCAATGTCCATAAGAAAATGAAGGCCGGCTGGAATATCATAAATGGCTATTTTTCCGTTAAAAGTGTGCTGCAGCTCGCGAACGAGGAGTGACCGTTTTGTTTTATAATAAGTATTCATCCGCTTGACATGTCTCCCGTATTCACCCTCATCGATAAAATACTTTAGAGTCCACAGGTTGAGCCCCGAAGGACCGTCGATCCAATCGCTGTACGCTTGGCGGTAATCCTTCAGTAATGCCGGGGGAAGCACCATATAACTGATCCGCAGGCTTGGCAGCAGGGTTTTGGAAAACGTTCCGGTATAAACGACCTGGCGGTTCCGGTCCAGACTCTGAAGGGAAGGGATGTGATCTGTCCCGTATTTGAATTCACTATCATAATCATCTTCTACAATATAACGACCCGGGGAGGCGGCTGCCCAGTTCAGCAGTTCGATTCTGCGGTTGATGGGCATAATCGTTCCGGTGGGAAATTGATGGGAGGGGGTGACGAAAGCCCACTGGGCGCCGCTTTTTTGGAGACCGTGAATGGAAAGACCG
Proteins encoded in this region:
- a CDS encoding PLP-dependent aminotransferase family protein, producing the protein MFFQINKGSGYSAVYKQIYTRLKHLILEDTLSKHEKLPSKRKLAQDLEVSVNSVAHAYEQLLAEGYIYSVERKGYIVEDIGRYIKKGEETDPFPEELKEKNNQESFTSEITFSHITTDANHFPFKKWRKYQQKVVEDRREQLSLLPDFQGPYEVRESIATLIALTRGVRCRPEQIIIGSGTQPLIHKLMSLQPADTPIAVENPGYQRFYHLLNYMGFPVSPVNVDEHGLSIHGLQKSGAQWAFVTPSHQFPTGTIMPINRRIELLNWAAASPGRYIVEDDYDSEFKYGTDHIPSLQSLDRNRQVVYTGTFSKTLLPSLRISYMVLPPALLKDYRQAYSDWIDGPSGLNLWTLKYFIDEGEYGRHVKRMNTYYKTKRSLLVRELQHTFNGKIAIYDIPAGLHFLMDIETSLSYQEIEERAKEKKIELYTLRRFILSEDGLLLNNQKKIIIGFANLEDDHIRKAVKRLASVFS
- a CDS encoding dihydrodipicolinate synthase family protein; translated protein: MLTEIFHVAVPTAFHEDESLNIQGTINHIKDLHEQGVKSVLVSGTTGEQHSLSLQEKFELVHALALEEELIRTMEIIFGVASIRQKEAEMLAEKISHTELSGIMLGYPPYVVPTQEEAIIYTKRIVHLSNKPAILYNNPNRTGFDLSENSIIQLSEIGLIAGIKEAGNKEKVGRLKKDINRKGFYFYAGGEVDLEDKLLLGYDRLSSIAGNVSPVEIKRWFEKMLIKQTVSKQENDSIEKIMNQVYQGHAVVNLKKIINDKGTPVGICRSPIGNV